The Branchiostoma lanceolatum isolate klBraLanc5 chromosome 17, klBraLanc5.hap2, whole genome shotgun sequence genome contains the following window.
CGGCCAACCCAGCAGACATCCAGTCGGTGTCCATCACGTCAGTGGCCCCCGGGTAAGATTAAAAGTCTTGATGTAAttcagctttgttttcatcaactAATTcgcctatctatatatatctacgcCAAGCCAAGTCGCTCAGCGCACTGCTTTTTGATGTCGACTTTACTTGCAATGCTTTTAGACCTTggacacaagaaaaaaaggttccGTGCATCATActctcctttcctttcctctttGCAGAGCGTCCGCAACAAGCACGTCAGTGACCGTGAGTGTGGTGACGCTAGGAGCAAATGTCGACGCCACCACCCGAGTCATCATCAATACCACAGCGGCGGGAGTGCAGCTTGGAAACTTGCCTGTAGTGTCATCTACCGTTGGCGATACTAGTATGTTGACACTACTATTGCCGCTGGGCTGACGTCgtttttctccatcattctTTTCTTGCTGTCATGTTCTTGCAGATATGGCTGCCTTgtaacttctttcttttcaatctctAGTTCCTCCATGTTCGGCAGTAGCAGACATTGTCTTTGTTGTGGATGGCACTGGTAGCGTCGGCTTGGAGAACTTCGagcgaatgaagaccttcatcgGGCAGATGCTTGCCTTCTTGGATATCGGAGAAAACGCCGTTCGCGTCTCTATCGTTCAGTATGCAGCCCAAGCGCGCACAGAATTCTTCCTTGACCAGTTCTACGACCTCCAGGATGCGCAAGATGCAGTGGCTGCTATTGAGTATATGGGCGGCTACACGCTGACGGGTAAGGCCATCGACTTCGCCACTCGTCTGCACTTCGACGTGAGGAAGGGCGCGCGAGCCGACGTGACCAAGATAGCCGTCGTCATCACCGACGGCATATCCCAGGACGACGTCAAGCGTCCTGCTCGGAGAATGCGCCAGGCCGGAATCGTCACAATTGCTATTGGTGTGGGAACCAACCTGGATAGCGACCAGCTGCTAGCTATCGCAGGAGATGAGAAGACTCTCCTGTCTCTGGATGATTTCGACAGACTTCAGGACTTGACTACTAAGCTGCCCACCATGCTTTGCGACGGTAAGATGCTGACTCTTGTACTTTGATGCATGGGATTCTACATATCTTAAAGAATCTTACCTTCTGCTGATTCTTGCTGGCTTGGTGTCATGTTTGAAACCGTCCCgattttttcctttgatatagTTGGTACCAGCCAGCAAATTGTCGTCTCCATCTGCATCACAACTTCGTACGATGTCGCCCTTCTGAACGCCAATTCCAGCGCTTCCACGGCACTTTTCCAGCAAGTTGTTCAAGCGGTAAGAACCCAGCATTTCTCCATTGAACATTGAGTTTGTATACCAGAGCGGTATACTTTAGATTGCTGTGTCGTTACATCTTTGCTGTAAGCCAAGCGAAGAATTGCTGAGGCTGAGCACGATTTCAGTTCGATTTCTGCTTCTTACCCTGTTTAAGACCATCTTCTCCATGGATTAACAGGTCACGACTACCTTTACGAGCAGTGCTGCTGGGGTAGCAGCCATTCAGCCCATTGGCTTCGCACCTGGGTAAGTAACTCCTTCTCTTGGAATGGCGCAAGGTCCAAAACAACCATGCCACTACACAAACGTCCGTAAAAACGCTCGGCATATGGTAGTTTAGAGCCTGGCAGGTCTTCTTTTGAATGTATGTCCGTTTCTCTTCTAGCTGCGGAGAAGGCGTAGTTTCGACCGTACAATGTGCCGTTGCTCCCTTCGCCCTGGACACTGTTTCCGACACCTTCCAGAATCTACAGGTCAACTTTGGAGACTTGACTATTGATCCTGCACAAACTACCGTTGTATCTGCTGGTAAGTCTACATGGCATGGCCAATCTTCTTTTCTCTATCTTTCAACTCTTAGATGAGAAGTTTACATGCTGCCATTTTGCTAACTTGTTGGTCTTCCCTTTCATATCCACTTGCTACAGCCACAAGAACGACCATCATTGTCACAGTGGAGCTGACTCTCACCTACACCGAGGACTTGCAAGATACCTCGTCACAGACCTATGTCGACTTGAGTGTGACCATCGAAAATGCGGTAGGTTCATCTGTCTTTAGCCGATGTTGAGCAATGTTTCCCACGGACATCCCTTCTTGCATAGTTCAAGCTCCTTCACTGAAAGCTTTGCACGGTCCTAAGTGGTCGACAGTCAGCCCAAAGATAAGGAGATGGAGTGTGCTTGATAGCCATTGTGCTAGTAAAGAGCATCCGTCTTGACAtctttttcagatactgcaAGTATTTTCGGCCAACCCAGCAGACATCCAGTCGGTGTCCATCACGTCAGTGGCCCCCGGGTAAGATTAAAAGTCTTGATGTAAttcagctttgttttcatcaactAATTcgcctatctatatatatctacgcCAAGCCAAGTCGCTCAGCGCACTGCTTTTTGATGTCGACTTTACTTGCAATGCTTTTAGACCTTGGACACAAGAAAAATGGTTCCGTGCATCATGctctcctttcctttcctctttGCAGAGCGTCCGCAACAAGCACGTCAGTGACCGTGAGTGTGGTGACGCTAGGAGCAAATGTCGACGCCACCACCCGAGTCATCATCAATACCACAGCGGCGGGAGTGCAGCTTGGAAACTTGCCTGTAGTGTCATCTACCGTTGGCGATACTAGTATGTTGACACTACTATTGCCGCTGGGCTGACGTCgtttttctccatcattctTTTCTTGCTGTCATGTTCTTGCAGATATGGCTGCCTTgtaacttctttcttttcaatctctAGTTCCTCCATGTTCGGCAGTAGCAGACATTGTCTTCGTTGTGGATGGCACTGGTAGCGTCGGCTTGGAGAACTTCGagcgaatgaagaccttcatcgGGCAGATGCTTGCCTTCTTGGATATCGGAGAAAACGCCGTTCGCGTCTCTATCGTTCAGTATGCAGCCCAAGCGCGCACAGAATTCTTCCTTGACCAGTTCTACGACCTCCAGGATGCGCAAGATGCAGTGGCTGCTATTGAGTATATGGGCGGCTACACGCTGACGGGTAAGGCCATCGACTTCGCCACTCGTCTGCACTTCGACGTGAGGAAGGGCGCGCGAGCCGACGTGACCAAGATAGCCGTCGTCATCACCGACGGCATATCCCATGACGACGTCAAGCGTCCTGCTCGGAGAATGCGCCAGGCCGGAATCGTCACCATTGCTATTGGTGTGGGCACCAACCTGGACAGCGACCAGCTGCTAGCTATCGCAGGAGATGAGAAGACTCTCCTGTCTCTGGATGATTTCGACAGACTTCAGGACTTGACTACTAAGCTGCCCACCATGCTTTGCGACGGTAAGATGCTGACTCTTGTACTTTGATGCATGGGATTCTACATATCTCAAAGAACCTTACCTTCTGCTGATTCTTGCTGGATTGGTGTCATGTTTGAAACCGTCCCgattttttcctttgatatagTTGGTACCAGCCAGCAAATTGTCGTCTCCATCTGTATCACAACTTCGTACGATGTCGCCCTTCTGAACGCCAATTCCAGCGCTTCCACGGCACTTTTCCAGCAAGTTGTTCAAGCGGTAAGAACCCAGCATTTCTTCATTGAACATTGAGTTTGTATACCAGAGCGGTATACTTTAGATTGCTGTGTCGTTACATCTTTGCTGTAAGCCAAGCGAAGAATTGCTGAGGCTGAGCACGATTTCAGTTCGATTTCTGCTTCTTACCCTGTTTAAGACCATCTTCTCCATGGATTAACAGGTCACGACTACCTTTACGAGCAGTGCTGCTGGGGTAGCAGCCATTCAACCCATTGGCTTCGCACCTGGGTAAGTAACTCCTTCTCTTGGAATGGCGCAAGGTCCAAAACAACCATGCCACTACACAAACGTCCGTGAAAACGCTCGGCATATGGTAGTTTAGAGCCTGGCAGGTCTTCTTTTGAATGTATGTCCGTTTCTCTTCTAGCTGCGGAGAAGGCGTAGTTTCGACCGTACAATGTGCCGTTGCTCCCTTCGCCCTGGACACTGTTTCCGACACCTTCCAGAATCTACAGGTCAACTTTGGAGACTTGACTATTGATCCTGCACAAACTACCGTTGTATCTGCTGGTAAGTCTACATGGCATGGCCAATCTTCTTTTCTCTATCTTTCAACTCTTAGATGAGAAGTTTACATGCTGCCATTTTGCTAACTTGTTGGTCTTCCCTTTCATATCCACTTGCTACAGCCACAAGAACGACCATCATTGTCACAGTGGAGCTGACTCTCACCTACACCGAGGACTTGCAAGATACCTCGTCACAGACCTATGTCGACTTGAGTGTGACCATCGAAAATGCGGTAGGTTCATCTGTCTTTAGCCGATGTTGAGCAATGTTTCCCACGGACATCCCTTCTTGCATAGTTCAAGCTCCTTCACTGAAAGCTTTGCACGGTCCTAAGTGGTCGACAGTCAGCCCAAAGATAAGGAGATGGAGTGTGCTTGATAGCCATTGTGCTAGTAAAGAGCATCCGTCTTGACAtctttttcagatactgcaAGTATTTTCGGCCAACCCAGCAGACATCCAGTCGGTGTCCATCACGTCAGTGGCCCCCGGGTAAGATTAAAAGTCTTGATGTAAttcagctttgttttcatcaactAATTcgcctatctatatatatctacgcCAAGCCAAGTCGCTCAGCGCACTGCTTTTTGATGTCGACTTTACTTGCAATGCTTTTAGACCTTggacacaagaaaaaaaggttccGTGCATCATActctcctttcctttcctctttGCAGAGCGTCCGCAACAAGCACGTCAGTGACCGTGAGTGTGGTGACGCTAGGAGCAAATGTCGACGCCACCACCCGAGTCATCATCAATACCACAGCGGCGGGAGTGCAGCTTGGAAACTTGCCTGTAGTGTCATCTACCGTTGGCGATACTAGTATGTTGACACTACTATTGCCGCTGGGCTGACGTCgtttttctccatcattctTTTCTTGCTGTCATGTTCTTGCAGATATGGCTGCCTTgtaacttctttcttttcaatctctAGTTCCTCCATGTTCGGCAGTAGCAGACATTGTCTTCGTTGTGGATGGCACTGGTAGCGTCGGCTTGGAGAACTTCGagcgaatgaagaccttcatcgGGCAGATGCTTGCCTTCTTGGATATCGGAGAAAACGCCGTTCGCGTCTCTATCGTTCAGTATGCAGCCCAAGCGCGCACAGAATTCTTCCTTGACCAGTTCTACGACCTCCAGGATGCGCAAGATGCAGTGGCTGCTATTGAGTATATGGGCGGCTACACGCTGACGGGTAAGGCCATCGACTTCGCCACTCGTCTGCACTTCGACGTGAGGAAGGGCGCGCGAGCCGACGTGACCAAGATAGCCGTCGTCATCACCGACGGCATATCCCAGGACGACGTCAAGCGTCCTGCTCGGAGAATGCGCCAGGCCGGAATCGTCACCATTGCTATTGGTGTGGGAACCAACCTGGATAGCGACCAGCTGCTAGCTA
Protein-coding sequences here:
- the LOC136422459 gene encoding cartilage matrix protein-like, producing the protein MRSLHAAILLTCWSSLSYPLATATRTTIIVTVELTLTYTEDLQDTSSQTYVDLSVTIENAILQVFSANPADIQSVSITSVAPGASATSTSVTVSVVTLGANVDATTRVIINTTAAGVQLGNLPVVSSTVGDTIPPCSAVADIVFVVDGTGSVGLENFERMKTFIGQMLAFLDIGENAVRVSIVQYAAQARTEFFLDQFYDLQDAQDAVAAIEYMGGYTLTGKAIDFATRLHFDVRKGARADVTKIAVVITDGISHDDVKRPARRMRQAGIVTIAIGVGTNLDSDQLLAIAGDEKTLLSLDDFDRLQDLTTKLPTMLCDVGTSQQIVVSICITTSYDVALLNANSSASTALFQQVVQAVTTTFTSSAAGVAAIQPIGFAPGCGEGVVSTVQCAVAPFALDTVSDTFQNLQVNFGDLTIDPAQTTVVSAATRTTIIVTVELTLTYTEDLQDTSSQTYVDLSVTIENAILQVFSANPADIQSVSITSVAPGASATSTSVTVSVVTLGANVDATTRVIINTTAAGVQLGNLPVVSSTVGDTIPPCSAVADIVFVVDGTGSVGLENFERMKTFIGQMLAFLDIGENAVRVSIVQYAAQARTEFFLDQFYDLQDAQDAVAAIEYMGGYTLTGKAIDFATRLHFDVRKGARADVTKIAVVITDGISQDDVKRPARRMRQAGIVTIAIGVGTNLDSDQLLAIAGDEKTLLSLDDFDRLQDLTTKLPTMLCDGKMLTLVL